Genomic segment of Anaerolineales bacterium:
CACCCCCGGCGGAGACGTCATCGGCCGCAGGCGGGTGGACACGCACATCTTGGCACTCCAGGCGCTCGGCGCCAAGATGGCCTATCAGCGCCGGTTCGACATACGGGCGGATAGGCTCGCGGGCGCCGACATTCTGCTCGACGAAGCCAGCGTCACCGCCACCGAGAACACGATCATGGCGGCCGTCCTCGCCGGCGGGAAAACCGTCCTGCGCAACGCCGCCTCCGAACCCCACGTCCAGGATCTGTGCCATTTCCTCAACGCGCTCGGGGCGCGCATCCTGCATGTCGGATCCAACGTTTTAAAAATCGAGGGGGTCGAAGGGCTGCACGGCGGGGAATACACCCTTGGTTCGGATTACCTTGAGGTGGCAAGCCTGATCGGAGCCGCGGCCGTTACCGGCGGCGAGATCCGCATCCACAACGCGCAGCCGGAGCACTTGGCGATGAGCCGGCTGGTCTTCCGGCGCCTGGGAGTGGATTGGAAGGTCAAGGGAACCCGGATCCTTGTCCCTTCAGCCCAACGAATGGTCATCGAGCAGGATCTGGGAGACGCAATCCCCGAGATCAAAACCAACGTCTGGCCGGCCTTTCCGACGGACCTGACCAGCATCGCCATCACCGTCGCCACCCAAGCCCAAGGCACGGTCCTGTTCCACGACTGGATGTTTCCCGGACGGATGTACTTCACCGACAAATTGGTCAGCATGGGCGCGCGAATCATCCTGTGCGACCCCCACCGGGCGATCGTCCAGGGTAAAAACGAGTTGGTCGGGGAGAAGCTGGAAAGCCCCGACATCCGCGCCGGCATGTCGCTGATCCTCGCGGCGCTGGCGGCCAAGGGGACCTCGATGATCCGCAACATCTCGCAGATCGACAGGGGCTACGAGCGGATCGACGAAAAATTGAACGCCCTCGGGGCGAACATCCGGCGCGTGGCCGTCTAATCGACGCGCCGAAAAGGGAGTTCGACTTGGAATTCGATGCGGTGGAGTTGGAAAGGGGAAAGCAATCCGCCGGCAGGGTCGTTCCCTTCCTGCTCGTCATCGCGGTCTGCCTGCTGGCCGGGATCGCCCTGGGATCGTGGACCGGCGGCAGAACCGCCTCCCCGGCCGATCCCAAACAGGCTCCGCTCGCGGTGGTCTACCTTGGATACGCCGATTTTCTATCGCCCGCTCGTCTGCGGGGTGTGTGGATTCTGACGCTCGACGGCGACGGGAGGGCGGAGTTTGCGGGAGTTTCACCGGCACTGGTCGTCACAACAACCCTCGGCCAGGCGGCCGTCCTGCGCGATTTTCTTTCCGATCCCTCCGGCGCCCCCTCCCGCGTGCCGCAAATTCCCGTTTTCCCGCCGTCCGCCCGGATCGTGCTCATCGACGAGCAGGGACTGC
This window contains:
- the murA gene encoding UDP-N-acetylglucosamine 1-carboxyvinyltransferase; protein product: MEQFIIEGQIPLRGDVTPSGNKNAALPILAACLLTREPVVLHNVPNIRDVQCMIDLLKQLGVRFEPLGPHSWKVQAVSVRGSELDPEICRRIRASILLAGPMLAREGKIRLPTPGGDVIGRRRVDTHILALQALGAKMAYQRRFDIRADRLAGADILLDEASVTATENTIMAAVLAGGKTVLRNAASEPHVQDLCHFLNALGARILHVGSNVLKIEGVEGLHGGEYTLGSDYLEVASLIGAAAVTGGEIRIHNAQPEHLAMSRLVFRRLGVDWKVKGTRILVPSAQRMVIEQDLGDAIPEIKTNVWPAFPTDLTSIAITVATQAQGTVLFHDWMFPGRMYFTDKLVSMGARIILCDPHRAIVQGKNELVGEKLESPDIRAGMSLILAALAAKGTSMIRNISQIDRGYERIDEKLNALGANIRRVAV